A stretch of the Papaver somniferum cultivar HN1 chromosome 6, ASM357369v1, whole genome shotgun sequence genome encodes the following:
- the LOC113291103 gene encoding wall-associated receptor kinase 2-like gives MVSSSSSGSDCSIDGALGSYGFSIYCNTTYDPPKPFLVSGRGKYEQFYALMGGTVEWDLEILSIDESEIRLKTWQTTICFDKFGTLLTSFKRFVFVDFTRSPFTFSNTKNRVFAVGCDTSGFIFMNDHVRNYTRQCDSVCDSRENVLDQAGSCTGSGCCQIEFPKGQTQFSGIGMSSFNHTQVWTFNPCSSIFMAEKDHYKFNPATDLLNPPRNISLIYKEGNKDVPIPVVLNWAIGNKTCEEAQKNLATFVCHQEYNSSCINSDNGLGYRCTCNKGYEGNPYFSPGCQDVNECEDPKNNPCEGDCTNVVGSYGCTCPKGSSGDGRKDGNGCTPNKEFPIIKVAVGTGVAFLSLIIVSSWLFLAIRKRKLAKLKDKFFLQNGGLQLQKQICSHENGVQSTQIFTAKELEKATNNYDKNLILGRGGFGTVYKGTLSDNRVVAIKKSKIVDQSQIEQFINEVVILTQVHHRNVVKLLGCCLETEVPLLVYEYVSNGPLSHHLYHKVNGFSSISWEGRLRIAAETASALGYLHSAAGVPVIHRDMKSANILLDENYTAKVSDFGASMLVPLDQTQVTTLVQGTIGYLDPEYFLTSQLTEKSDVYSFGVVLVELLTGEKPLLLDRSEEQRNFTTYYISSLGDRRMFELLDARVLNEGQEDQILIVAKLAERCLNMEGKNRPTMVEVAAELEGLRRMLDIQTPGINYRHPNHGDGNEKTNELEAGDLYPVPLTADPYMETNMTMSMNIPP, from the exons ATggtatcatcatcttcatcaggtaGCGATTGTTCCATTGATGGAGCACTTGGGAGCTATGGTTTCAGCATTTACTGTAATACCACTTATGATCCTCCAAAACCCTTCTTGGTATCGGGCAGAGGTAAATATGAACAGTTCTATGCTTTAATGGGTGGAACTGTGGAATGGGACCTTGAAATTCTAAGTATCGACGAGTCAGAAATTCGGCTCAAAACATGGCAAACCACCATATGTTTTGATAAATTTGGTACTTTGCTAACATCTTTCAAGCGCTTTGTGTTTGTCGATTTCACTAGGAGTCCGTTCACATTTTCCAATACCAAAAACAGAGTCTTCGCGGTCGGCTGTGATACATCTGGTTTTATCTTTATGAATGATCATGTCAGAAATTATACAAGACAATGTGATTCAGTATGTGATAGCAGGGAAAATGTGTTAGATCAAGCAGGTTCTTGCACTGGTAGTGGGTGTTGCCAAATTGAATTCCCCAAGGGTCAAACACAATTTTCAGGAATAGGGATGAGCTCATTCAATCACACTCAGGTGTGGACTTTCAATCCTTGTAGTTCAATATTTATGGCTGAGAAGGATCATTACAAGTTCAATCCTGCAACTGATCTTCTAAACCCTCCAAGAAACATTTCCCTAATCTATAAGGAAGGGAATAAAGACGTGCCAATACCTGTTGTGCTTAATTGGGCAATAGGGAATAAGACATGCGAAGAAGCTCAAAAAAACCTGGCCACTTTTGTATGTCATCAGGAATACAACAGTTCCTGCATCAATTCTGACAATGGTCTTGGATATCGTTGCACTTGCAATAAAGGTTACGAGGGGAACCCTTATTTCAGTCCTGGATGTCAAG ACGTGAATGAGTGTGAAGATCCAAAAAACAACCCCTGTGAAGGGGATTGCACAAATGTTGTTGGGAGTTATGGTTGTACATGTCCAAAAGGCAGTTCTGGAGATGGAAGGAAAGATGGAAATGGTTGCACACCCAACAAAGAATTTCCTATCATAAAAGTTGCTGTTG GTACCGGGGTAGCCTTCCTGTCTTTAATTATTGTCAGTTCTTGGTTATTTCTAGCCATAAGGAAAAGAAAGTTAGCCAAGCTCAAAGATAAATTCTTTCTACAGAATGGTGGTTTACAACTACAAAAACAAATATGCTCACATGAAAATGGCGTGCAATCAACGCAGATATTTACAGCAAAAGAGCTAGAAAAAGCTACTAACAATTACGACAAGAATCTAATACTCGGACGAGGAGGCTTTGGTACAGTTTACAAGGGAACTTTATCTGATAATCGGGTAGTTGCTATTAAGAAGTCCAAAATAGTTGACCAAAGCCAGATTGAGCAATTCATCAATGAGGTTGTCATTCTAACTCAAGTCCACCATCGAAACGTGGTAAAACTATTGGGATGTTGTTTGGAAACTGAAGTCCCGCTGCTTGTGTATGAATATGTTTCCAATGGCCCACTCTCCCATCATCTCTATCACAAGGTTAATGGATTTTCTTCTATTTCTTGGGAAGGTCGTTTGAGGATTGCAGCTGAAACTGCCTCAGCACTTGGATATTTGCATTCTGCTGCCGGTGTACCGGTTATCCACCGAGATATGAAGTCGGCCAACATCCTTTTGGACGAAAATTACACAGCGAAAGTATCAGATTTTGGAGCATCAATGTTGGTTCCTCTTGACCAAACCCAAGTGACCACATTAGTACAAGGCACGATTGGATATCTGGATCCAGAGTACTTTCTAACCAGCCAATTGACAGAGAAAAGTGATGTTTACAGTTTTGGTGTTGTTCTTGTTGAGCTTTTAACAGGAGAAAAACCATTACTTCTTGATAGATCTGAAGAACAACGAAATTTTACTACGTATTACATATCATCATTGGGAGATAGAAGAATGTTCGAGCTTCTTGATGCTCGAGTTTTGAATGAGGGACAGGAAGATCAAATTCTTATAGTAGCAAAGCTCGCAGAAAGATGTCTAAACATGGAAGGTAAAAATAGGCCTACGATGGTTGAAGTAGCAGCGGAGCTAGAAGGTTTGAGGAGGATGCTAGATATACAGACACCTGGGATTAATTATCGTCATCCAAATCATGGTGATGGTAATGAGAAAACTAACGAACTTGAGGCAGGTGATCTTTACCCTGTGCCATTAACTGCTGATCCGTATATGGAGACAAATATGACTATGTCTATGAACATCCCACCGTGA